A DNA window from Daucus carota subsp. sativus chromosome 3, DH1 v3.0, whole genome shotgun sequence contains the following coding sequences:
- the LOC108210911 gene encoding probable prolyl 4-hydroxylase 6 produces the protein MDFHQFLVALALISLTIFPHSALGSGGQRTTKRGSVLRLTTDSAASSLSVTFDPTRVTQLSWRPRAFIYRNFLTDEECDHLIVLAKDKLEKSMVADNDSGKSVESEVRTSSGMFLAKAQDEVVAAIEARIAAWTFLPPENGESMQILHYENGQKYEPHFDFFHDKSNQELGGHRIATVLMYLSNVEKGGETVFPNSEEKDFQPKTDDMSDCAKKGYSVKPMKGDALLFYSLHPDATTDPLSLHGSCPVIEGEKWSATKWIHVRSFEKSTRHAPSGDCTDDNENCAQWAAAGECLKNPTYMIGTNDELGFCRKSCEACST, from the exons ATGGATTTTCACCAATTTCTTGTTGCATTGGCTCTAATTTCTCTCACAATATTTCCCCATTCAGCTCTTGGATCAGGCGGACAAAGAACAAC GAAAAGAGGGTCGGTGCTTAGATTGACAACTGATTCAGCTGCATCTTCTCTGTCTGTTACTTTTGATCCTACTAGGGTTACCCAACTTTCTTGGCGACCCAG GGCTTTTATATACAGAAACTTTTTAACAGACGAGGAGTGTGATCATCTAATTGTTCTG GCAAAGGATAAGCTTGAAAAGTCCATGGTTGCTGACAATGATTCGGGTAAGAGTGTAGAGAGTGAGGTCCGGACTAGTTCTGGCATGTTTCTGGCCAAAGCACAG GATGAAGTCGTTGCAGCCATTGAGGCAAGAATTGCAGCTTGGACATTCCTTCCTCCAG AAAATGGGGAGTCTATGCAAATACTGCATTATGAGAATGGCCAAAAGTATGAACcacattttgatttttttcatgaCAAGTCCAATCAAGAGTTGGGTGGCCACAGGATTGCAACAGTGCTTATGTATCTATCCAATGTTGAGAAAGGGGGAGAAACAGTTTTTCCGAATTCGGAG GAAAAAGACTTCCAACCAAAGACAGATGATATGTCTGATTGCGCAAAAAAAGGTTACTCAG TGAAACCTATGAAGGGAGATGCTTTGCTCTTCTACAGTCTGCATCCTGATGCAACTACTGATCCACTGAGCTTACATGGGAGCTGTCCTGTTATTGAGGGTGAAAAGTGGTCTGCAACGAAATGGATTCATGTGAGGTCTTTTGAGAAATCAACGAGGCACGCACCAAGTGGAGACTGCACCGATGACAATGAGAACTGCGCCCAATGGGCTGCTGCTGGTGAATGTCTAAAGAATCCAACATACATGATTGGCACTAACGATGAGCTTGGATTTTGTAGGAAGAGTTGCGAGGCGTGCTCTACATAA
- the LOC108211332 gene encoding transcription factor MYB35 isoform X3, with the protein MQVTLVSNVKKGPWTPEEDAKVLAYVANHGIGNWTLVPEKAGLNRCGKSCRLRWTNYLRPDLKHDAFTPQEENHILVLHQAVGSRWSLIAKHLPGRTDNDVKNHWNTKLRKKLMKMGIDPVTHKPISQILTDFGNISPFPNSRNHVDPLNGFANNFMSNSEASVVTTDYAIPPMLNTTMLEQVQDNHFGNNYVWENAEASFQAKTQEISSPLKSLASCHVTELSSPQSLPWKSSQLQPMQSSSSGWNDFLLNDLSLLTDLEQQEEPKSNGIIAPSSCPSVPVQNEKCENNFSEGSSSSAVDSFVDSILNQDKELQSEYPQIFSDGYFNY; encoded by the exons ATGCAGGTAACTCTTGTG TCCAATGTAAAGAAAGGACCTTGGACCCCAGAAGAAGATGCAAAGGTACTTGCTTACGTAGCCAACCATGGGATTGGCAATTGGACCCTGGTTCCTGAGAAAGCAG GACTTAACAGATGCGGGAAGAGCTGTAGGCTTAGGTGGACTAATTACCTGAGGCCTGATCTCAAGCATGATGCTTTCACACCTCAAGAAGAAAATCACATTTTAGTCCTTCATCAAGCTGTAGGTAGCAG ATGGTCTCTCATTGCCAAACACCTACCTGGAAGAACAGATAATGATGTCAAAAACCACTGGAACACAAAACTACGAAAGAAGCTCATGAAGATGGGGATCGATCCTGTAACCCATAAGCCAATCTCTCAGATATTAACGGATTTTGGAAACATCAGCCCATTTCCCAACTCCAGAAACCATGTTGATCCACTTAATGGTTTCGCAAACAACTTCATGTCAAATTCAGAAGCATCTGTAGTCACAACAGATTACGCAATCCCCCCAATGCTCAACACAACAATGCTGGAACAAGTTCAGGACAATCACTTTGGCAACAATTATGTATGGGAGAATGCAGAAGCTTCTTTTCAAGCCAAAACACAAGAAATATCATCTCCCCTTAAGTCATTAGCTTCATGTCATGTCACAGAATTGAGCTCTCCACAATCTTTACCATGGAAATCTTCTCAGCTCCAGCCAATGCAATCTTCTAGCTCAGGTTGGAATGACTTTCTTCTCAATGACCTATCACTCCTGACAGATCTAGAGCAACAAGAGGAGCCAAAGTCCAACGGTATCATAGCACCATCAAGTTGTCCTTCAGTTCCAGTGCAAAATGAGAAATGCGAAAACAACTTTTCAGAAGGTAGTTCATCATCTGCGGTGGACTCATTTGTGGATTCCATCTTGAATCAAGACAAAGAGCTGCAGTCTGAATATCCTCAAATCTTCTCAGATGGATACTTTAACTACTGA
- the LOC108211332 gene encoding transcription factor MYB35 isoform X1 yields the protein MVSAFGYHGSCLRLKSNVKKGPWTPEEDAKVLAYVANHGIGNWTLVPEKAGLNRCGKSCRLRWTNYLRPDLKHDAFTPQEENHILVLHQAVGSRWSLIAKHLPGRTDNDVKNHWNTKLRKKLMKMGIDPVTHKPISQILTDFGNISPFPNSRNHVDPLNGFANNFMSNSEASVVTTDYAIPPMLNTTMLEQVQDNHFGNNYVWENAEASFQAKTQEISSPLKSLASCHVTELSSPQSLPWKSSQLQPMQSSSSGWNDFLLNDLSLLTDLEQQEEPKSNGIIAPSSCPSVPVQNEKCENNFSEGSSSSAVDSFVDSILNQDKELQSEYPQIFSDGYFNY from the exons ATGGTCAGTGCCTTCGGCTATCATGGAAGCTGCCTGAGATTGAAG TCCAATGTAAAGAAAGGACCTTGGACCCCAGAAGAAGATGCAAAGGTACTTGCTTACGTAGCCAACCATGGGATTGGCAATTGGACCCTGGTTCCTGAGAAAGCAG GACTTAACAGATGCGGGAAGAGCTGTAGGCTTAGGTGGACTAATTACCTGAGGCCTGATCTCAAGCATGATGCTTTCACACCTCAAGAAGAAAATCACATTTTAGTCCTTCATCAAGCTGTAGGTAGCAG ATGGTCTCTCATTGCCAAACACCTACCTGGAAGAACAGATAATGATGTCAAAAACCACTGGAACACAAAACTACGAAAGAAGCTCATGAAGATGGGGATCGATCCTGTAACCCATAAGCCAATCTCTCAGATATTAACGGATTTTGGAAACATCAGCCCATTTCCCAACTCCAGAAACCATGTTGATCCACTTAATGGTTTCGCAAACAACTTCATGTCAAATTCAGAAGCATCTGTAGTCACAACAGATTACGCAATCCCCCCAATGCTCAACACAACAATGCTGGAACAAGTTCAGGACAATCACTTTGGCAACAATTATGTATGGGAGAATGCAGAAGCTTCTTTTCAAGCCAAAACACAAGAAATATCATCTCCCCTTAAGTCATTAGCTTCATGTCATGTCACAGAATTGAGCTCTCCACAATCTTTACCATGGAAATCTTCTCAGCTCCAGCCAATGCAATCTTCTAGCTCAGGTTGGAATGACTTTCTTCTCAATGACCTATCACTCCTGACAGATCTAGAGCAACAAGAGGAGCCAAAGTCCAACGGTATCATAGCACCATCAAGTTGTCCTTCAGTTCCAGTGCAAAATGAGAAATGCGAAAACAACTTTTCAGAAGGTAGTTCATCATCTGCGGTGGACTCATTTGTGGATTCCATCTTGAATCAAGACAAAGAGCTGCAGTCTGAATATCCTCAAATCTTCTCAGATGGATACTTTAACTACTGA
- the LOC108211332 gene encoding transcription factor MYB35 isoform X2 has translation MGRPPCCDKSNVKKGPWTPEEDAKVLAYVANHGIGNWTLVPEKAGLNRCGKSCRLRWTNYLRPDLKHDAFTPQEENHILVLHQAVGSRWSLIAKHLPGRTDNDVKNHWNTKLRKKLMKMGIDPVTHKPISQILTDFGNISPFPNSRNHVDPLNGFANNFMSNSEASVVTTDYAIPPMLNTTMLEQVQDNHFGNNYVWENAEASFQAKTQEISSPLKSLASCHVTELSSPQSLPWKSSQLQPMQSSSSGWNDFLLNDLSLLTDLEQQEEPKSNGIIAPSSCPSVPVQNEKCENNFSEGSSSSAVDSFVDSILNQDKELQSEYPQIFSDGYFNY, from the exons ATGGGGAGACCTCCATGTTGTGACAAGTCCAATGTAAAGAAAGGACCTTGGACCCCAGAAGAAGATGCAAAGGTACTTGCTTACGTAGCCAACCATGGGATTGGCAATTGGACCCTGGTTCCTGAGAAAGCAG GACTTAACAGATGCGGGAAGAGCTGTAGGCTTAGGTGGACTAATTACCTGAGGCCTGATCTCAAGCATGATGCTTTCACACCTCAAGAAGAAAATCACATTTTAGTCCTTCATCAAGCTGTAGGTAGCAG ATGGTCTCTCATTGCCAAACACCTACCTGGAAGAACAGATAATGATGTCAAAAACCACTGGAACACAAAACTACGAAAGAAGCTCATGAAGATGGGGATCGATCCTGTAACCCATAAGCCAATCTCTCAGATATTAACGGATTTTGGAAACATCAGCCCATTTCCCAACTCCAGAAACCATGTTGATCCACTTAATGGTTTCGCAAACAACTTCATGTCAAATTCAGAAGCATCTGTAGTCACAACAGATTACGCAATCCCCCCAATGCTCAACACAACAATGCTGGAACAAGTTCAGGACAATCACTTTGGCAACAATTATGTATGGGAGAATGCAGAAGCTTCTTTTCAAGCCAAAACACAAGAAATATCATCTCCCCTTAAGTCATTAGCTTCATGTCATGTCACAGAATTGAGCTCTCCACAATCTTTACCATGGAAATCTTCTCAGCTCCAGCCAATGCAATCTTCTAGCTCAGGTTGGAATGACTTTCTTCTCAATGACCTATCACTCCTGACAGATCTAGAGCAACAAGAGGAGCCAAAGTCCAACGGTATCATAGCACCATCAAGTTGTCCTTCAGTTCCAGTGCAAAATGAGAAATGCGAAAACAACTTTTCAGAAGGTAGTTCATCATCTGCGGTGGACTCATTTGTGGATTCCATCTTGAATCAAGACAAAGAGCTGCAGTCTGAATATCCTCAAATCTTCTCAGATGGATACTTTAACTACTGA
- the LOC108211332 gene encoding transcription factor MYB35 isoform X4, whose amino-acid sequence MQSNVKKGPWTPEEDAKVLAYVANHGIGNWTLVPEKAGLNRCGKSCRLRWTNYLRPDLKHDAFTPQEENHILVLHQAVGSRWSLIAKHLPGRTDNDVKNHWNTKLRKKLMKMGIDPVTHKPISQILTDFGNISPFPNSRNHVDPLNGFANNFMSNSEASVVTTDYAIPPMLNTTMLEQVQDNHFGNNYVWENAEASFQAKTQEISSPLKSLASCHVTELSSPQSLPWKSSQLQPMQSSSSGWNDFLLNDLSLLTDLEQQEEPKSNGIIAPSSCPSVPVQNEKCENNFSEGSSSSAVDSFVDSILNQDKELQSEYPQIFSDGYFNY is encoded by the exons ATGCAG TCCAATGTAAAGAAAGGACCTTGGACCCCAGAAGAAGATGCAAAGGTACTTGCTTACGTAGCCAACCATGGGATTGGCAATTGGACCCTGGTTCCTGAGAAAGCAG GACTTAACAGATGCGGGAAGAGCTGTAGGCTTAGGTGGACTAATTACCTGAGGCCTGATCTCAAGCATGATGCTTTCACACCTCAAGAAGAAAATCACATTTTAGTCCTTCATCAAGCTGTAGGTAGCAG ATGGTCTCTCATTGCCAAACACCTACCTGGAAGAACAGATAATGATGTCAAAAACCACTGGAACACAAAACTACGAAAGAAGCTCATGAAGATGGGGATCGATCCTGTAACCCATAAGCCAATCTCTCAGATATTAACGGATTTTGGAAACATCAGCCCATTTCCCAACTCCAGAAACCATGTTGATCCACTTAATGGTTTCGCAAACAACTTCATGTCAAATTCAGAAGCATCTGTAGTCACAACAGATTACGCAATCCCCCCAATGCTCAACACAACAATGCTGGAACAAGTTCAGGACAATCACTTTGGCAACAATTATGTATGGGAGAATGCAGAAGCTTCTTTTCAAGCCAAAACACAAGAAATATCATCTCCCCTTAAGTCATTAGCTTCATGTCATGTCACAGAATTGAGCTCTCCACAATCTTTACCATGGAAATCTTCTCAGCTCCAGCCAATGCAATCTTCTAGCTCAGGTTGGAATGACTTTCTTCTCAATGACCTATCACTCCTGACAGATCTAGAGCAACAAGAGGAGCCAAAGTCCAACGGTATCATAGCACCATCAAGTTGTCCTTCAGTTCCAGTGCAAAATGAGAAATGCGAAAACAACTTTTCAGAAGGTAGTTCATCATCTGCGGTGGACTCATTTGTGGATTCCATCTTGAATCAAGACAAAGAGCTGCAGTCTGAATATCCTCAAATCTTCTCAGATGGATACTTTAACTACTGA
- the LOC108215461 gene encoding uncharacterized protein LOC108215461, with protein MGSSGSKPRGCGGVMGIFGRKQRRSMRNKKKKIVADADKLSKVDSSVSVVNPTYQGNSDTWFDPVMNVESDGDDDFYSSKDDVSQDGSISTTVTPRCSDSIHYNGAFATSDPVPQPSTLPKEHIECKRDTANNVAPTGSQLKPRVLQTDRKISLVVDDIPTHCADENASGDLGMLHNCGLLPNNCLPCLAGTTSSSDEKRKSLSSSPKKKAPLRLSFKWRDGQAHPTLLSPRALLRRPIAGSQVPYCPIDKKLSDSWSPIEPNTFKVRGPNYFRDKKKEPAPNYAAFSPFGVDVFVSPRKIDHVARFVELPVIESCGKIPSVLVVNLQIPLYPVTIFENEYDGDGMSYVLYFKLSEGYSKELPLQFQENIMKLIDDEVEKVKGFAMDTIAPFRERLKILGRLENLEEITLSAAERKLMNAYNEKPVLSRPQHKFYLGENYLEIDLDMHRFSYISRKGFEAFQDRLKLCILDFGLTIQGNKAEELPECILCCVRLKEIDYTNYHQLGF; from the exons ATGGGATCAAGTGGATCCAAGCCCAGAGGATGTGGAGGTGTCATGGGTATTTTTGGAAGAAAACAAAGGAGATCAATGAGaaacaagaagaaaaagattgttGCTGATGCTGATAAGCTCAGTAAGGTTgattcttctgtttctgttgttaATCCTACATATCaag GTAATTCCGACACCTGGTTTGACCCTGTGATGAATGTCGAGTCTGATGGTGATGATGATTTTTACAGCAGTAAAGATG ATGTATCTCAGGATGGTTCTATATCAACTACTGTGACTCCAAGATGTTCCGATTCCATACATTACAATGGCGCTTTTGCTACATCAGATCCTGTCCCGCAACCAAGCACGTTACCTAAAGAACATATAGAATGTAAGAGAGATACTGCTAATAATGTGGCTCCAACAGGGTCTCAACTGAAACCTCGTGTTCtgcaaactgatagaaaaattTCATTAGTGGTGGATGATATCCCTACTCATTGTGCTGACGAAAATGCTAGcggggatctgggaatgttgcACAATTGTGGTCTTCTGCCTAATAATTGTTTGCCTTGTCTTGCTGGTACTACCTCCTCAAGTGATGAAAAGAGAAAATCGCTAAGCTCAAGCCCAAAGAAAAAGGCACCTTTAAGACTTTCCTTTAAGTGGAGGGATGGACAAGCTCATCCTACATTAT TATCTCCCAGGGCTCTTCTACGAAGGCCTATAGCAGGTTCTCAAGTTCCATACTGCCCGATTGATAAGAAATTATCTGATAGCTGGTCACCGATTGAGCCAAATACTTTCAAAGTTAGAGGGCCGAACTATTTCAG AGATAAAAAGAAAGAACCAGCTCCAAACTATGCTGCATTTTCACCTTTTGGAGTAGACGTGTTTGTATCTCCACGTAAAATTGATCACGTTGCACGTTTTGTGGAACTTCCTGTCATCGAATCATGTGGGAAAATCCCTTCTGTCCTTGTAGTAAATCTTCAG ATACCGTTATATCCTGTCACCATATTTGAGAATGAATATGATGGGGATGGAATGAGTTATGTTCTTTACTTCAAGCTATCAGAAGGTTATTCAAAGGAACTTCCTCTGCAGTTTCAGGAAAATATCATG AAATTAATTGATGATGAAGTAGAGAAGGTCAAGGGTTTTGCTATGGATACAATTGCTCCGTTCAGGGAAAGGTTGAAGATTTTAGGCCGGCTAGAAAATTTGGAGGAAATCACCTTAAGTGCAGCTGAACGGAAGCTCATGAATGCATACAATGAAAAGCCTGTACTGTCACGTCCTCAGCATAAATTTTACTTG GGAGAAAACTATTTGGAAATTGATCTAGATATGCACAGATTTAGTTACATATCAAGAAAAGGTTTCGAAGCATTTCAAGACAGGCTAAAACTCTGCATCCTGGATTTTGGGCTCACGATACAG GGAAACAAGGCCGAGGAGTTGCCAGAGTGCATCTTGTGTTGTGTGCGGTTGAAGGAAATCGATTATACCAACTACCATCAATTAggattctaa